A window of the Harmonia axyridis chromosome 5, icHarAxyr1.1, whole genome shotgun sequence genome harbors these coding sequences:
- the LOC123680716 gene encoding uncharacterized protein LOC123680716, with product MQHHLFVDPLEIKRATHYPKQQDLDYSINTQVGNWFEERLTYKKNTFKHSSTNSNYFNPKPYSRVPPDFIWSEKIKAEGVDPIVHSKYGCLDYPNFFENFSSTYDLSYNHYPQWYKNRGIIERKLRFRTLQYEPLDDYIDSFDNITRRGFVEKKKEDWCYDKWGPFFPKKSHNQEVYKPPSQNDYKFVRHAPPKCNSSRFYYANINADGQRWRDGVPAYSVVPNFDMVQVPQEPRCDPITWECPKTK from the exons ATGCAACATCATTTATTCGTTGATCCTTTAGAAATAAAAAGAGCAACACATTATCCG AAGCAGCAAGACTTGGATTATAGCATAAATACCCAAGTTGGTAACTGGTTTGAAGAACGCTTAACATACAAAAAGAACACCTTCAAGCACTCGTCCACTAATTCCAACTACTTTAACCCAAAACCATATTCGAGAGTTCCACCTGACTTTATTTGGTCGGAAAAAATCAAAGCTGAA GGTGTAGATCCTATAGTGCATAGTAAATATGGATGCTTGGACTACCCAAATTTCTTTGAGAActtctcttcaacttatgactTATCTTACAATCACTATCCGCAATGGTATAAAAACAGAGGCATTATTGAGAGAAAGTTGAGGTTTCGAACACTGCAATATGAACCTCTAGATGACTATATCGACAGTTTC GATAACATAACAAGACGAGGATTCGTGgagaagaagaaagaagacTGGTGTTATGACAAATGGGGTCCGTTCTTTCCTAAAAAATCACACAATCAGGAAGTATACAAACCGCCATCCCAAAACGATTACAAATTCGTTCGTCATGCACCTCCCAA GTGCAATTCTAGTCGATTTTACTATGCGAATATTAATGCAGATGGACAAAGATGGAGAGATGGTGTGCCTGCCTACTCCGTTGTGCCCAATTTTGATATGGTGCAGGTTCCGCAGGAACCAAGATGCGATCCCATTACCTGGGAGTGTCCTAAAACTAAATAA